A region of Streptomyces sp. WMMC500 DNA encodes the following proteins:
- a CDS encoding YceI family protein: MTIPADRIPAYETGTWTIDPVHSDVSFVVRHLGVSKVRGTFDEVEGTIVTHEDPLQSEVKAVIKTASVNTRNETRDNHVRTADFLDVETHPEMIFTSTGIREKEGVYLIDGDLSLRGVTRPVTLETEVGGFAPGPGDSTVVGFSASTEISRSDFGVTGGPAGATVSDAIKITLDIEAGRS; the protein is encoded by the coding sequence ATGACTATTCCCGCCGACCGGATCCCCGCTTACGAGACCGGCACCTGGACCATCGACCCCGTGCACTCCGATGTCTCCTTCGTCGTCCGGCACCTGGGCGTCTCGAAGGTCCGCGGCACGTTCGACGAGGTCGAGGGCACCATCGTGACCCACGAGGACCCGCTGCAGTCCGAGGTCAAAGCGGTGATCAAGACCGCCTCGGTCAACACGCGCAACGAGACGCGCGACAACCACGTACGCACGGCGGACTTCCTGGATGTCGAGACCCACCCCGAGATGATCTTCACGTCCACCGGCATCCGCGAGAAGGAGGGCGTCTACCTGATCGACGGCGACCTGTCGCTGCGCGGCGTCACCCGCCCCGTGACGCTGGAGACCGAGGTCGGCGGCTTCGCGCCGGGCCCCGGGGACAGCACGGTCGTCGGGTTCTCCGCGAGCACCGAGATCAGCCGCTCCGACTTCGGCGTGACCGGCGGCCCGGCCGGCGCGACGGTGAGCGACGCGATCAAGATCACGCTGGACATCGAGGCGGGCCGCTCCTGA
- the panD gene encoding aspartate 1-decarboxylase — translation MFRTMLKSKIHRATVTQADLHYVGSITIDEGLMEAADLLAGEQVDVVDIDNGARLTTYVIPGPRGSGVIGINGAAARLVSPGDLVIVISYATVADADAKALLPRIVFVDGDNRPVRHGSDPAEALPGTGTVRGDTVAGD, via the coding sequence GTGTTCCGGACGATGCTGAAGTCCAAGATCCACCGCGCCACCGTGACGCAGGCCGACCTGCACTACGTCGGGTCGATCACCATCGACGAGGGGCTCATGGAGGCGGCCGACCTGCTGGCCGGCGAGCAGGTCGACGTCGTCGACATCGACAACGGAGCCCGGCTCACCACCTACGTCATCCCCGGCCCGCGGGGCAGCGGCGTGATCGGCATCAACGGCGCGGCGGCCCGGCTGGTCAGCCCGGGCGACCTGGTGATCGTCATCAGCTACGCGACCGTGGCCGACGCGGACGCGAAGGCGCTGCTGCCCCGGATCGTGTTCGTGGACGGCGACAACCGCCCCGTCCGGCACGGCTCGGATCCGGCCGAGGCGCTCCCCGGCACGGGAACGGTGCGGGGCGACACCGTGGCCGGCGACTGA